AGGCCAGTTCCATCGGCTGCTCCTTCGCCGCCGCGACGCGCAGGCGCCCTGCGGCCACTTCCCGCACGCGCGGCATCGGGCTGTCCACCAGTCGCTGCCACAGCGCGATCGCGGTCGGTTCATCCGAGGACTCGTATCCCCGCAGGAGACGCAGGGTGAAGTAGTAGACCGCGGATCCGTCGGGATAACGTTCGGCCAGGTCGTTCAGCCGTTGCTCCGCGACATCCAGGGCGGGCGGTTCGTCACCGGCCAGCAGTTCGTCCGCCGCCTGCTCCACCTCCACTTTTTCCCGAGCCTCGTCGCTGGCATCGTCGGACGCCAGCAGCGCCTGCTGCAACTCGATCCGCTTGTCCGCCCACGCGGCTTTTGCCGCTTCGTCGACTACGATGTGCGCGCGACGTGGGTTCTGGTCGAATTCCGGTTTAAACTCGGTGATGAAGTCCGGCTCCCGCTCGATGATGTAAGCCACCCCTTCCCAACGACGCGGGTCATCGGGATAAGTCGCCATGAAGGTCAATACATCGGTCTGCAGCTGACGCAGGCGGGGCTCATTCCACTTAAAGTAGTCGGCGCGGGTGAATTTCTCCGGCATCGGATCCGGCCGGCTCTGCTTCATCGCCGCCGCAATCGCCGCCCAAGCCGCGTCGGCCGCCGGCGTGGCCGTTTCCGCCGCGAGGGCGTTGCCGGACGTGCCCAACGCCACGAGCAGAAAGGAGAGCAGAAGAGTAAGGGTCGCAGTTTTCATGATCAGTGTAGATGGAGTGGAATCGGTCGCAGCGGGCGAAATCAGGACCCGTGTTTATCACCAGTCCTTCACCGGCCGATTCTCCGGCGCGCTGAGATTCTGTTGTTTTTTCGAGGCCAGATTTTCGTTGTCGAAATCGAGTAGTTTGAGCGCGAGGTCGCCCGGATCTTCGATGTCCTGTGGATCCGACATTTCCTCGCCTTCACCTTCCATTTTGCGTTGTTCGCGCGCGTCTTCCTCCCGCAGCTGACGCAGCAAGGTTTCTGCTTCTATCTTGCCGGCGCGGGCGCCGGCGTGATCCGGCACGAATCCCAAAGCTCGAGCGAAACTCTGCACGGCTCGCTCCAAACTAGCGATTGCGGCGGGCAGATCTTCGGTCGCCAACGCCTTGCCCTGCGTGAGATCAGCGTCACCACGGGCCACAAAGACCTCCGTCAATCGTCGGCCCAAGGTCTGCGCCTTTTCCTGCGTCGCCGTTTGGTCCGGCAGATAACTGAGCGCGGTCTGGTAACGCCCGAGCGCATC
This portion of the Actomonas aquatica genome encodes:
- a CDS encoding TlpA family protein disulfide reductase translates to MKTATLTLLLSFLLVALGTSGNALAAETATPAADAAWAAIAAAMKQSRPDPMPEKFTRADYFKWNEPRLRQLQTDVLTFMATYPDDPRRWEGVAYIIEREPDFITEFKPEFDQNPRRAHIVVDEAAKAAWADKRIELQQALLASDDASDEAREKVEVEQAADELLAGDEPPALDVAEQRLNDLAERYPDGSAVYYFTLRLLRGYESSDEPTAIALWQRLVDSPMPRVREVAAGRLRVAAAKEQPMELAFTAIDGREVDLAHLRGKVVLVDFWATWCGPCLQELPNMIDVYSRYHDKGFEIVGISLDGRNYQDKLQAFVEKRNMPWPQHYDGQGWESPLAKRFGIQSIPSMFLLDKEGRIYSTSARGERLEAAVRECLGLDEAK